From the Ilumatobacteraceae bacterium genome, the window CCTGCACGAATCGGTCGCCGGGCACCGCCCCTGATTCGATCAGGCGCCGGATGGGGGTGCCGTGGCTGGCGAGGTTGCCGTCGATGATGTCGGCCGTGTCCGCGTGCGCGTCGAAGTGCACGATGCCGACGTTGCCGTAGCCATGCACGTCGGCGACGGCGGTGGCGGCGGGCCACGTGATCGAGTGGTCGCCGCCGAGGACGATCGGGACGATGCCTCGTGAGGCGATCTGGTGGACGCGCTCGCGGATGTTCCGGTGGCTGGTCTCGGTCTGGCCGTGGGGGCAGTACGCGTCGCCGTAGTCGACCACCTCGAGGTGGTCGAAGATCTCGATGTCGAGATCCATGTGGTACGTGCCCGACTCGTACGCGGCCGAGCGGATCGCCCGCGGGCCGAACCGGGCGCCCGGCCGATTGGTGGTGGCGATGTCGAACGGTGCGCCGACGATCGCGACGTCGGGCTGCCACTCATCGAGCTGCTCGGGGTCGGTGAGGAACGGACGCTGACCGAACGTCGAGAGGCCGCCGAAGACGTACCCCAGTTCGAGCTGTTCGTGCATGCCGGGGGAGAGGTGTCGGCGGGGTTCGGTCACGGGCCCACCGTAGCCCGGCCACGTTTGGCGCCGAACCCGCTCGGGCACCCTCGTGCCATGTCTGACAACCACGCACCCCAACTCGATGGCGACGTCCTCGGTGAGCAGGTGGGCGACGACGGCCTTCCCGGCGTCGCCGGATTCCCGCCCGACCAGATGCAGGGCGTCAACGACCCGAACCAGGTCGCGTCCGACGACGTAGCGATGCGTGAGGCACGAACCCGCGACGAGGAGTTGCCGGGCAGCACCGAACGCACGGGCGACCTGTTGCCACCCGACGGCGACGACGACCGGCGAGACGACGTCGAGCAGCTGCTCGGGGCCGAGGGCGACGACGACCGGGCCGAGGCACCGGCCGAGGTCGCTGCCGTGCACGTCGACGAAGCCGACTGACGCCCGGATCCTGACCGTCCCGAAAAAGAGCGGCCCCGGGTGCCGCAGCCAGCTGACGCCGGCGCAGCCCCCGGGGCTACCCAAAAGGTGGAGCGATCCACCACCGATCGATCTGCGGGCGTTAGCCTTTCGCTCGATCATCACATCGCCCGTCGGACCCGAAGGTCTGGCGGGCGATGCCCGTTTTCGGCCGTCGACCCGGTTGCCCGGATCCGCTGCCGTTCGACACCGTCCATCGGTCGCCCGATGTTCGCGGCCACTCCGAGCCTCGGGCCGGCGGACCGGCCTCTGTCTCGCAGCTGAGCACCCGGTCGATCGGCTACCCGACCTCGTTGCGCTCTGGCGTTGCCGCCGGTTCCCCGGCCGCTGTGCCGCCCCGACCACGCTGCCCGGCGGACCGGACCCCGTTGCCGGAGCCGAGGCCCGGTCTGCCGGCAAGCCGGCTCCGTCGCCTCTCGACGTCGTTCACGCTGACCCGGTAAACCGTGCCATCGGATGGTG encodes:
- the speB gene encoding agmatinase, which produces MTEPRRHLSPGMHEQLELGYVFGGLSTFGQRPFLTDPEQLDEWQPDVAIVGAPFDIATTNRPGARFGPRAIRSAAYESGTYHMDLDIEIFDHLEVVDYGDAYCPHGQTETSHRNIRERVHQIASRGIVPIVLGGDHSITWPAATAVADVHGYGNVGIVHFDAHADTADIIDGNLASHGTPIRRLIESGAVPGDRFVQVGLRGYWPPADTFAWMKEQGMVWHTMQEIWERGFKAVMADAIGEALGQADKLYISLDVDSLDPAFAPGTGTPEPGGITTVDLLRMVRQLALDHEVVGMDVVEVAPAYDVSDLTVNAAHRMVFEALGGMAERRRRNAAPPSP